The DNA sequence ATGCTCATGACCACCCAGATGGCGGTCAGGTCGTTGCTTTTCGTGAGGCGCTGCCAGCGATCCGCTGCGGGCTGCGGCGGCGTAGGGGCCACGCACGCGTACTCAAAGAATGTGCCGTGGGGATGCCGCCGGACGAACTGCCTGTACTGGCCTTTCAGAGTGTGCCCGTCGCGTGGAGCGGTGTGTCCGGTGGTAACGCCCTGCCCCAGCACACCCTGTTTCAGGCGGTTGAGTTCTCCCCACCTGGAATGCCGACGCAGGAACGGGACGAACAGTTGCTTGCGCAGCCAGCTGAGCACGGTGGTCGCTGCCACATTAGGAGCTTTCGGAGCCCAGTAGACCTCGTGCACGTCCAGCCGGGATCCGTTCGGCAGGTGAACGTTCATGGAGTAATGCGGGTCAGATGGATTGGACAGATGGGTCTGGACGGTGGAAGAAAAAGCTGGAGCCAGCGGGTCAATCCGCTGCCAGTAGGTTTCGAGGTTGTTCAGGAGGGCTGTCGCGTCGCACAGGCGCGTCTGGTCGCCCATCCCATGGACGTAAATCAATGCAAGTTTCTCGGAACGGGGATACTTGATGTTCGGAGGAGAGTTCCGCGGATTCACAGCAGGAAGGTGACCGTCTGACATTGGGTCTGGGCTGGTCGCTGGGGGTACTGCAGTGTGACCGCTGCTCATGAAGGTCCTCCTGGTTCCACACGGCTGGGCTGCTCGTCTGATACAGACTCCGATTGAATGGCTTACAAAGCCGTTCAATCCGAGCGGATGCGAGTAAGGAGCAAAACGGGTTCCGGACGTGGAGTTGACAGATCGGTGGTGTTCCGATCTGTTAACGAAACAAACGGAATCCGTATGATACGGGCGGGAAGTTGACGCCTTCGGGATGCTGAGTGGCAATGAGGGCAAGTCTGACCGAGTCTCTTCCCTCCGTAGCATGCCAGCCTTACAGTTCAGAGGTGTTGCTTGAGAAAGGAGAGGACTTGCTGAACGGCGTGCCCGCTCCTATGTTCGGTCAGGGTGGCGTGACTCACGGGCCATGGTCCACCTGGCAGGTGAATGACCTGCGCCCGTGGGAAGTCGGTCCCTATCTGCTCCAGGCGCTCTCTGGGGCAGATGACATCGCGTGCGTACCTCAGGGCGAGGATCGGGAGTGCCGGGCGGTGCGCCTGCGCGGCCGTGACGTCCTGGGCAGACAGGCCATATGACCGGCGGGCGCGGCCGCTGAGGGCCAGTGGAATGGTCGGCTGACAGACGACCACCGCGCCGGCCTGCAGGGCGAGCATCATGACGAGGACGAATCCGCCGGTCAGGCACATGCCGATGAGTCCGACTTTCTGCTCCGGGTGCTGGTCGGCCACCCACCGGGTGACGCTCTTCAGCCAGTCGGTGATGGGGCTGGTCTGCTCGGTGGAGAGCAGATGAAATTCCCGGCTCAGGCAGACGTGGGTGACGGCTCGCATTTTCGGCCCGAGCCCGTCCGGTTGCGGAAAGTCGCCGAACAGCACGGGGAGGTACGCGCGGAATCCTTCGTTCGCGAGGTCGCGGGCCAGTTCGATGGTTGCCCGGGTCACGCCGGTCATCTCGTGGACGAGGATCAGGGGACGCCCGGTTCCGATGGCGTAGAGGTCGTATTTCTTGGGTCCGGGCACGGGGTCCAGTGAGGTGAAGCCGTCGGTCAGTGCGGGCATGGCGCTGCCTCCGTTCAGGTGACGCTGATGCCGCGCAGGACGGCGCGCACGACATCGAGTTGCTCCACGTCTCCGTGGTTGGGAATCACCGCGTCGGACTGAAGGTTGTAGATCTGCCCGTTGCCGAAGGTGAGTGGGGCCGCGGCATCCAGGACGAACCTCTGCGCACCGGCGTTGAGGGCTCCGGTGACGCCGATGGCGCCGAAGGGATTGACACCTCTGACACTCCTGGTATGTCCGGCAAACGTGGAGGCGAGCGTGTACAGGATGCTGAGGGCGAGGTCATTCCCGGTGTGCG is a window from the Deinococcus depolymerans genome containing:
- a CDS encoding dienelactone hydrolase family protein — its product is MPALTDGFTSLDPVPGPKKYDLYAIGTGRPLILVHEMTGVTRATIELARDLANEGFRAYLPVLFGDFPQPDGLGPKMRAVTHVCLSREFHLLSTEQTSPITDWLKSVTRWVADQHPEQKVGLIGMCLTGGFVLVMMLALQAGAVVVCQPTIPLALSGRARRSYGLSAQDVTAAQAHRPALPILALRYARDVICPRERLEQIGTDFPRAQVIHLPGGPWPVSHATLTEHRSGHAVQQVLSFLKQHL